A single region of the Demequina sp. genome encodes:
- a CDS encoding C39 family peptidase, with protein MTFKFIGKTTGAKDGVSLTQAHLASSTYLKTEANTETSTRGNNMNYGMNLWRSGANTGYYVRSKVTSQSQLEDMFILSISGNEPFAVSTGESADGPHYNNHPVSHTIGHWVTGIGYTDNGGHLSMMDPAAGLANYESSAKIYVPTSSSFYKSTANRFSVW; from the coding sequence ATGACCTTCAAGTTCATAGGCAAGACCACGGGCGCCAAGGATGGAGTTTCGCTCACCCAAGCGCATTTGGCGAGCTCCACTTACCTGAAGACTGAGGCCAACACCGAAACGTCCACGCGGGGCAACAACATGAACTACGGAATGAACCTTTGGCGATCGGGAGCCAATACCGGCTATTATGTGCGGAGCAAAGTCACGAGCCAAAGCCAGTTGGAAGACATGTTTATTCTGTCTATCTCGGGGAACGAACCTTTTGCTGTTTCAACCGGCGAGTCCGCAGATGGACCCCATTACAACAATCATCCCGTGAGTCACACGATCGGCCATTGGGTGACTGGAATCGGGTACACGGACAACGGCGGACATTTGTCCATGATGGACCCCGCCGCCGGACTGGCCAATTACGAAAGCTCCGCGAAGATCTACGTCCCGACGTCGTCGTCATTTTACAAGTCCACGGCAAATCGCTTCTCGGTGTGGTGA